The following coding sequences lie in one Thermomicrobium sp. 4228-Ro genomic window:
- a CDS encoding carbohydrate ABC transporter permease, translated as MALRWRTTPTRPGPLALVVSYTVLLLWALVVLFPLYWLAITAFKLPIHVNEGPRYVPFLDFQPSLHAWRYILVDLGNDTLRPYLNTVIVGVTSSVLTLLLGAAATYGLSRFTYRVRLASVLAFLAGAVLAAVAIEFGIPWQLAVAGGLGAFALAWATALRRVGGPRLGNADIAFWMISQRMLPPVAVVIPIYILFQRLALLDTRTALVIAYVAANLPIAVWLLRDYFQTIPVELEESAAIDGANRYQILWRIVLPLALPGLVATFLFIFVLAWNEYLLALFLSSAKAQTMPLLVAAQNATRGPQWWYMSVLILLMIGPVIALAIVLERYIARGLLLGAVRG; from the coding sequence ATGGCACTGCGCTGGCGCACCACCCCGACTCGACCAGGGCCACTGGCACTCGTCGTCTCCTATACGGTCTTGCTCCTCTGGGCCCTCGTCGTCCTGTTCCCCCTCTACTGGCTGGCGATCACCGCCTTCAAGCTGCCGATCCACGTCAACGAGGGACCGAGGTACGTGCCCTTCCTCGACTTCCAGCCGTCGCTCCACGCCTGGCGCTATATCCTGGTCGATCTCGGCAACGACACCTTGCGACCCTATCTCAACACCGTGATCGTCGGTGTCACGAGTTCCGTCCTCACGCTCCTCCTCGGTGCTGCCGCCACCTACGGCCTGAGCCGGTTCACCTACCGGGTCCGGCTGGCGAGCGTGCTCGCCTTCCTGGCTGGGGCGGTGCTCGCCGCGGTCGCCATCGAGTTCGGCATCCCGTGGCAACTGGCCGTCGCCGGTGGGCTCGGCGCGTTCGCGCTGGCCTGGGCGACGGCACTGCGGCGAGTCGGTGGGCCGAGGTTGGGGAACGCCGACATCGCCTTCTGGATGATCTCCCAGCGCATGCTCCCGCCCGTCGCGGTCGTGATCCCGATCTACATCCTGTTCCAACGACTAGCCCTGCTGGACACGCGGACGGCGCTCGTCATCGCCTATGTCGCGGCCAACCTGCCGATCGCCGTCTGGTTGCTCCGCGACTATTTCCAGACGATCCCGGTCGAGCTCGAGGAGAGTGCGGCGATCGATGGCGCCAACCGCTACCAGATCCTCTGGCGGATCGTCCTGCCGCTGGCGCTCCCCGGGCTCGTCGCGACCTTTCTCTTCATCTTCGTGCTCGCCTGGAACGAGTACCTCCTGGCGCTCTTCCTGAGCAGCGCCAAGGCCCAGACGATGCCGCTGCTGGTGGCGGCCCAGAACGCGACGCGCGGTCCGCAGTGGTGGTACATGTCGGTGCTCATCCTGCTCATGATCGGGCCGGTGATCGCGCTCGCCATCGTGCTCGAGCGGTACATCGCCCGCGGGCTGTTGCTCGGAGCCGTCCGCGGCTGA
- a CDS encoding aldo/keto reductase: MTTLPRRTLGRTGLEVSIVCAGCAPLGDMPEAFGYRVPEEQALATLRELFRSPITFLDTAAAYGDGESERRIGLVLRELGGLPPGYVLATKADRDLATGRFDADQVRRSVERSLRLLGLERLQLVYFHDPEHAGLSVAEAMAPGGPVEALLALRDQGVIEHVGIAAGPIDMLIEYVETGVFEVVITHNRYTLLNRTAEPLVRRAHELGVAVVNAAPYGSGLLAKGPSAFPRYAYRAAHAEELERARQLEAICTRYGVPLAAVALQFSLREPRITATIVGMSRPERVAETVRLATWPIPEALWDEVATVAPLPYDPQTGQVLRLE, encoded by the coding sequence GTGACGACGCTCCCGCGCCGCACGCTCGGCCGGACCGGTCTCGAGGTCAGCATCGTCTGCGCTGGTTGCGCGCCGCTCGGCGACATGCCGGAAGCCTTCGGCTATCGCGTCCCGGAAGAGCAGGCGCTGGCGACGCTGCGCGAGCTCTTCCGGAGCCCGATCACGTTCCTCGATACTGCCGCGGCATACGGGGACGGCGAGAGCGAGCGCCGGATCGGCCTGGTCCTGCGCGAGCTCGGCGGGCTCCCACCGGGTTACGTCCTGGCGACCAAGGCCGACCGCGACCTGGCGACTGGCCGGTTCGATGCCGACCAGGTACGCCGTTCGGTCGAGCGCAGCCTCCGACTCCTCGGTCTGGAGCGGCTGCAACTGGTCTACTTCCACGATCCGGAGCATGCCGGGCTCTCGGTGGCCGAGGCGATGGCGCCGGGTGGCCCGGTGGAGGCGCTCCTCGCTCTCCGTGACCAGGGGGTGATCGAGCACGTCGGTATCGCCGCCGGGCCGATCGACATGCTGATCGAATACGTGGAGACCGGCGTCTTCGAGGTCGTCATCACGCACAACCGCTACACGCTGCTCAACCGGACCGCTGAGCCGCTCGTCCGCCGCGCGCACGAGCTCGGTGTCGCCGTCGTGAACGCGGCACCGTACGGCAGTGGCCTCCTGGCCAAGGGACCGTCGGCTTTCCCACGCTATGCCTACCGGGCGGCGCATGCCGAGGAACTGGAGCGGGCACGACAACTCGAGGCGATCTGCACGCGCTACGGAGTCCCGCTCGCCGCGGTCGCACTCCAGTTCTCGCTGCGCGAACCGCGCATCACCGCGACGATCGTCGGGATGAGTCGTCCAGAGCGCGTGGCGGAGACCGTGCGGCTGGCGACCTGGCCGATTCCCGAGGCGCTCTGGGACGAGGTCGCGACGGTTGCGCCGCTGCCGTACGATCCTCAGACCGGGCAGGTGCTGAGGCTGGAGTGA
- a CDS encoding L-rhamnose mutarotase, translated as MKCYGLTLCLRDDPAAIEAYVRYHQAVWPQVCARLREVGIHTMRIFLRGRRLFMYIETDDTFDLARDFPRVNEDPVSAEWNRLMATLQERAPEADPDEWWAPMELVFDLDWPQHRHQPGTVPEVTP; from the coding sequence GTGAAGTGCTACGGTCTCACGCTCTGCCTGCGCGACGATCCGGCTGCCATCGAGGCCTACGTCCGCTACCACCAGGCTGTCTGGCCGCAGGTCTGTGCCCGCCTCCGGGAGGTCGGTATCCACACGATGCGCATCTTCCTGCGCGGGCGGCGCCTCTTCATGTACATCGAAACGGACGATACCTTCGACCTCGCGCGGGATTTCCCACGGGTGAACGAGGATCCGGTCTCGGCGGAGTGGAACCGGCTCATGGCGACGCTGCAGGAACGCGCTCCGGAAGCGGACCCGGACGAATGGTGGGCCCCGATGGAGCTGGTCTTCGACCTCGACTGGCCACAGCACCGGCACCAGCCTGGTACCGTACCGGAGGTGACGCCGTGA
- a CDS encoding amidohydrolase family protein → MPIGTVPITDTHVHFWDIERSDLYWMTPELAEQLKPLRRSFGPEDLDPERRAVGVDRIVIVQAARSDWDHAWWFSLCDRYPWIVAVVGWVDLAAPDVGERLDRSARHRAFRGVRATAENEPDPDWLVRPEVWRGIAAVAERGLTLDLLVRVEHLPHVPRLAERFPELTLVVDHLAKPPIASGDLARWRDRMAALVPYPNVWCKLSGLLTEAGPQPTVEALRPVVAFALERFGPARLLWGSDWPVATLAADYRTTFGVYQQLTSDLSEAERAAVFGENAARVYRLPG, encoded by the coding sequence ATGCCGATCGGAACGGTACCGATCACCGATACGCACGTCCACTTCTGGGACATCGAGCGTTCGGACCTCTACTGGATGACGCCCGAACTGGCCGAGCAGCTGAAACCGCTGCGCCGGAGCTTCGGCCCCGAAGACCTCGACCCCGAGCGGCGCGCGGTCGGTGTGGACCGGATCGTCATCGTCCAGGCAGCCCGCTCCGACTGGGACCACGCGTGGTGGTTCTCGCTCTGCGACCGGTATCCCTGGATCGTGGCTGTCGTCGGCTGGGTCGATCTGGCAGCGCCGGACGTGGGCGAGCGGCTCGACCGTTCGGCTCGCCATCGCGCTTTCCGTGGGGTGCGAGCCACCGCCGAGAACGAGCCGGACCCCGACTGGCTCGTGCGCCCTGAGGTCTGGCGGGGTATCGCAGCGGTGGCGGAACGGGGTCTGACGCTCGATCTCCTCGTGCGGGTCGAGCATCTCCCCCACGTGCCGCGACTCGCCGAGCGGTTCCCGGAGCTGACCCTGGTCGTCGATCACCTGGCCAAGCCTCCGATCGCCAGCGGCGACCTCGCGCGCTGGCGCGACCGCATGGCCGCGCTGGTTCCATATCCGAACGTCTGGTGCAAGCTGTCGGGGCTCCTCACCGAGGCAGGGCCCCAACCGACTGTCGAGGCGTTGCGACCCGTGGTCGCGTTCGCGCTCGAGCGCTTCGGCCCGGCCCGCCTCCTCTGGGGCAGCGACTGGCCGGTCGCGACCCTGGCTGCCGATTACCGGACGACCTTCGGTGTCTACCAGCAGCTCACGAGCGACCTGAGCGAA
- a CDS encoding SDR family NAD(P)-dependent oxidoreductase produces the protein MELHDRVAVVTGAGSGIGRAIAHRFARAGALVVAADLDLEAAEATAQLVPERIVPHGVDVRDEASVRALMAATLDRFGRIDILVNNAGIGTTKDLVETDLEEWENVFAVNVRGVFLCCKYALPSMLERRSGVIVNIGSVAGLIGIPKRAAYCASKGAVVTLTKQIAIAYVRHGIRCNCICPGTVDSPWVERLVAQEPDPVAARRALEARQPMGRLVRPEEVAAAALYLASDEAAAVTGSVFVIDGGWLAQ, from the coding sequence ATGGAACTCCACGACCGGGTCGCCGTCGTGACCGGTGCCGGCTCGGGGATCGGTCGAGCGATCGCCCACCGCTTCGCGCGAGCGGGCGCGCTCGTGGTCGCAGCCGACCTCGATCTCGAGGCAGCGGAGGCGACGGCGCAGCTCGTACCGGAACGGATCGTCCCGCACGGAGTCGATGTCCGCGACGAGGCGAGTGTGCGGGCACTCATGGCGGCGACGCTCGACCGCTTCGGCCGCATCGACATCCTGGTCAACAACGCCGGCATCGGGACGACGAAAGACCTGGTCGAGACCGACCTCGAGGAGTGGGAGAACGTCTTCGCCGTCAACGTGCGCGGGGTGTTCCTCTGCTGCAAGTACGCCCTGCCCAGCATGCTGGAACGCCGGTCGGGTGTGATCGTCAACATCGGGTCGGTCGCTGGCCTCATCGGCATCCCGAAACGGGCCGCCTACTGCGCGAGCAAGGGGGCAGTCGTCACGCTCACCAAACAGATCGCGATCGCCTACGTCCGCCACGGCATCCGCTGCAACTGCATCTGCCCCGGTACGGTCGATTCCCCTTGGGTCGAACGGCTGGTCGCGCAGGAACCCGACCCGGTCGCTGCGCGCCGCGCCCTCGAAGCGCGCCAGCCGATGGGCCGGCTGGTCAGGCCGGAAGAAGTGGCTGCGGCAGCGCTCTACCTGGCCTCCGACGAAGCAGCGGCCGTCACCGGGAGCGTCTTCGTCATCGACGGTGGCTGGCTGGCCCAGTGA